The following nucleotide sequence is from Fastidiosipila sp..
CGATCAGGGCATTGGCACCCAGATCGTGGGCTTGTCGGATCAGCCGGAGCTTCATGGATTCTTTGAGCTGACGGACCAGATCGACTACTTCCCTGGCCTCCTTGTTGGCCGATGAAGTAAATAGGCCCGCGATACTCTTGATGGTCAGGCCTAAACCGGCACCGACAATATCTTCATCAAAAATGACATCCAGGTAGCGCCTGATCCGGTAGCCCTCAAAACCGGATTCTGTCGTCACCAAGAAAGAAGCCAGGGCTTCTTCAAACTCAGCTTCTTCTTGCCTGGCTCTTTTCATTCGCTCTTTTCTGACAAGCTGTTCAAGACTTGTCTCCCCTGTAAAGGACTTGCCAACCTCAAAATAGGTCTCCAGGAGTTTTTTTGCCCGATCGGACAGCAGTGGCTGATAAAAGAGCATTTGAAAATAGTTCTGCTCTTTTCGAAAGACAGCAGGATCTCTGGTCTGAAGCAGATCTTTGAGCCGCCGGTTGCAGGTGGGACAGATGCGCTCCTCCTTGTCTTCTTCAGAAAGGGGAAAATCCGCCATCATGATCTTCTTTTCCTTGCCGCAAATGGCACAAACATCCGCCATCGATTGATCCTCCCCCAGTACTTATGCT
It contains:
- a CDS encoding YbjQ family protein, translated to MADVCAICGKEKKIMMADFPLSEEDKEERICPTCNRRLKDLLQTRDPAVFRKEQNYFQMLFYQPLLSDRAKKLLETYFEVGKSFTGETSLEQLVRKERMKRARQEEAEFEEALASFLVTTESGFEGYRIRRYLDVIFDEDIVGAGLGLTIKSIAGLFTSSANKEAREVVDLVRQLKESMKLRLIRQAHDLGANALIGLDFDMVMSEQASSILLSAKGTAVEVEPLA